In Geobacter anodireducens, a genomic segment contains:
- a CDS encoding MarR family transcriptional regulator, which produces MEQIERIAQLYPVIMRVMGRIRSLVHDGMDLTYNQYKMLLTIYDKGSCPLNLLARELGIAMSSASEMVERLVNLGIVYRAVDEDNRRQVIIYTTDRGEELIRELRHGIVENYRQLFARLPEGDQERLATAFETIADVLGKLE; this is translated from the coding sequence ATGGAACAGATTGAACGGATAGCGCAGTTGTACCCCGTGATCATGCGCGTGATGGGGCGGATCAGGAGCCTCGTGCACGACGGCATGGACCTGACCTACAACCAGTACAAGATGCTCCTCACCATTTACGACAAGGGGAGCTGCCCCCTTAACCTGCTGGCCCGGGAGCTGGGAATCGCCATGAGTTCAGCCAGCGAGATGGTGGAACGCCTCGTCAACCTGGGCATCGTCTATCGGGCCGTGGATGAAGATAACCGCCGCCAGGTGATCATCTACACCACCGACCGGGGTGAAGAGCTCATCCGCGAACTGAGGCACGGCATCGTCGAAAACTACCGGCAGCTCTTCGCCCGGCTGCCCGAAGGGGACCAGGAACGCCTCGCCACCGCGTTCGAGACCATTGCGGATGTCCTCGGCAAACTCGAATAA
- a CDS encoding peptidylprolyl isomerase, translated as MIKRLIPLSLAIVLILTSLSSAEVISRILAVVNDEIVTSYAVDKEKRAFLKEAERQQPPPDPKTLANLDEVALNRLIDKKLVEQKIRELDIRVGEEEVRQAIEDVKRQNKLSQEALVAALANQGLSFDQYKAQIKEQLERLRLVSQEVRSKIQVGEREMREYYEANKAKFGAEDIFRARNIYFKLDDTMSAEQVKKVMTTAMTVLHEARAGKDFAELARQYSDDPAAKGNGGDLGTFHKGDILPEFEEQLVRMQPGEVSDLIYTATGLHIVKLEERSLGTPKPFEQVKPEVEDLVYRKKSEDRFNQWVADLRKGAAIELRP; from the coding sequence ATGATCAAACGCCTCATACCTTTATCTCTCGCCATCGTCCTCATCCTCACGTCCCTCTCGTCAGCCGAGGTGATAAGCCGAATCCTCGCCGTTGTTAACGATGAGATCGTCACCTCCTACGCCGTGGACAAGGAGAAACGGGCTTTTCTCAAGGAAGCCGAGCGCCAGCAGCCGCCTCCCGACCCCAAGACCCTTGCCAACCTGGACGAGGTCGCCCTCAACCGGCTCATCGACAAGAAACTCGTGGAACAGAAGATCCGCGAACTCGACATCCGGGTGGGAGAGGAGGAGGTACGTCAGGCCATTGAAGACGTGAAACGGCAGAACAAGCTCTCCCAGGAGGCCCTTGTGGCGGCCCTGGCCAACCAGGGGCTCTCCTTTGACCAGTACAAGGCCCAGATCAAGGAGCAGTTGGAGCGGCTGCGGCTCGTGAGCCAGGAAGTGCGCTCCAAGATCCAGGTGGGTGAGCGGGAGATGCGGGAGTACTACGAGGCGAACAAGGCGAAGTTCGGGGCAGAGGATATCTTCAGGGCGCGGAACATCTATTTCAAGCTCGACGATACGATGTCCGCCGAGCAGGTGAAAAAGGTGATGACCACGGCCATGACCGTCCTGCACGAGGCCCGGGCGGGCAAAGACTTTGCCGAGCTGGCGCGCCAGTATTCCGACGATCCGGCAGCCAAGGGCAACGGTGGCGATCTGGGAACCTTCCACAAGGGGGACATCCTGCCGGAATTCGAGGAGCAACTGGTACGGATGCAGCCGGGCGAGGTGAGCGATCTCATCTACACCGCCACGGGGCTCCACATCGTCAAGCTGGAGGAGCGCTCCCTCGGCACCCCCAAGCCGTTCGAGCAGGTCAAGCCCGAGGTGGAGGACCTGGTGTACCGCAAAAAATCGGAAGACCGCTTCAACCAGTGGGTGGCTGACCTGCGCAAGGGAGCGGCCATCGAACTGCGGCCGTAG
- a CDS encoding peptidylprolyl isomerase, with protein MKRHTIVTILSVSLCLAALGGCKGKTESGTTAAPAKKAGQVLVEVNGDAITVESFNKELEGLPPYLKPMADTPEGKKELLDTMVVRELLYQQAKKDGVDKSAEIADRVEELKKRVVVEAYLKKKVEEEVKVSDEELKKFYEQNKDKFKSGAQIKASHILVRDEKLAREIVKELKGGANFEELAKKHSIDSAAAKGGDLGWFSKGNMVPEFEKAAFGLKEGETSGIVRTQFGYHIIKVTGKRPAGERTLEEVKDQIKAAVLPGKQQEVFQKLKEDIKKGATISIKEDVLKGLGGQSAAAEHPAPAQPAAAPTAK; from the coding sequence GTGAAGAGACACACTATCGTCACCATCCTTTCGGTCTCCCTCTGCCTGGCTGCCCTCGGCGGCTGCAAGGGCAAGACCGAGTCCGGCACGACGGCAGCTCCGGCCAAAAAGGCAGGCCAGGTTCTCGTGGAAGTCAACGGTGACGCCATCACCGTGGAAAGTTTCAACAAGGAGCTTGAGGGGCTGCCTCCCTACCTGAAGCCCATGGCGGACACGCCGGAGGGGAAAAAGGAACTGCTGGACACCATGGTGGTGCGCGAGCTCCTCTACCAGCAGGCAAAGAAAGACGGCGTCGACAAGAGTGCCGAGATTGCCGACCGGGTGGAAGAGCTCAAGAAGCGCGTCGTGGTGGAGGCATACCTCAAGAAGAAGGTCGAGGAAGAGGTCAAGGTATCCGACGAGGAACTCAAGAAGTTCTACGAGCAGAACAAGGACAAGTTCAAGTCCGGCGCCCAGATCAAGGCCAGCCACATCCTCGTGCGGGATGAAAAGCTCGCCCGGGAGATCGTAAAGGAGCTCAAGGGCGGAGCCAACTTCGAAGAGCTGGCCAAGAAACACTCCATCGACTCAGCCGCCGCCAAGGGTGGCGATCTGGGCTGGTTCAGCAAGGGGAACATGGTCCCCGAATTCGAGAAGGCCGCCTTCGGCCTCAAGGAAGGGGAGACCTCCGGCATCGTCAGGACCCAGTTCGGCTACCACATCATCAAGGTGACCGGCAAGCGTCCCGCCGGCGAACGTACCCTTGAGGAAGTGAAGGACCAGATCAAGGCCGCAGTCCTGCCGGGCAAGCAGCAGGAAGTCTTCCAGAAGCTCAAGGAAGACATCAAGAAGGGCGCGACGATCTCCATCAAGGAAGACGTGCTCAAGGGGCTCGGCGGCCAGAGCGCGGCGGCCGAGCATCCCGCTCCCGCCCAGCCTGCCGCGGCACCCACCGCCAAGTAG